A region of Osmerus eperlanus chromosome 9, fOsmEpe2.1, whole genome shotgun sequence DNA encodes the following proteins:
- the LOC134026383 gene encoding probable carboxypeptidase X1 isoform X1, with protein sequence MMAEASLCILTAIIILHASYKVGAFSNDTLVVENVTSAATNLETNTTNSATSQTNNFGFNPTTAPNFTTTKVVIIEMTNSTKDTADNRIDKDKEESTKTVGEDALNELDCPPLGLEGLRVEDSQLRASSQQRAGLGPHRGRLNIQSGIEDGDLYDGAWCAQYEDQDQWLEVDALHLTLFTGVILQGRNSIWSWDWVHTYKIQLSNDSMSWETVMNDTEEAIFPGNQDPETPVLGLLPEPTAARFLRINPQTWYFNGTICLRAEILGCPLPDPDDMYGETQSGSKDDLDFKHHNYQDMRRLMKNVSEECPDITRIYSIGKSYTGLKLYVMEISDNPGKHELGEPEFRYVAGMHGNEALGRELVLNLMQYMCREYKRGNERVVRLVKDTRIHLLPSMNPDGYEGAYEKGSELSGWALGRYSYEGIDMNHNFPDLDNIMWDAQEMATDKSKVSNHYIPIPEYYTKEDAFVAPETRAVISWMQDVPFVLGANLHGGELVVTYPFDCTRDWIPQEDTPTADDSFFRWLATVYASTNLVMANPERRMCHYEDFQQHNNIINGGAWHTVPGSMNDFSYLHTNCFEVTVELSCDKFPHASELPTEWENNKESLLVYMEQVHRGIKGVVRDKFTKAGIADAVVKVQDMDHDVRSAAGGDFWRLLNPGDYRVVVWALGYLPAARRCQVGTEARPTPCHFLLTPMRRLKPGRWGGGGARLDTQLRLRALRLRKLRATTKVLNRRREQQQQVRRTRSARMPRG encoded by the exons ATGATGGCAGAGGCATCATTGTGCATTTTAACTGCAATAATCATTTTGCACGCGTCTTACAAAGTAGGCGCATTCAGTAACGACACTCTAGTTGTGGAAAATGTAACCAGTGCAGCCACAAATTTGGAGACCAATACCACGAATTCTGCCACCAGTCAAACTAACAACTTTGGATTTAACCCTACAACTGCGCCTAACTTCACTACTACCAAAGTTGTCATTATAGAGATGACAAACAGTACTAAAGATACCGCTGATAACCGCATCGATAAAGACAAAGAAGAAAGTACTAAGACCGTCGGGGAAGATGCGCTCAATGAATTGG ACTGCCCccctctgggtctggagggccTGAGGGTGGAGGACAGCCAGCTGCGTGCCTCCTCCCAGCAGCGGGCGGGGCTGGGGCCTCACCGCGGCAGGCTGAACATCCAG tCTGGCATCGAGGATGGGGACCTGTACGATGGAGCATGGTGTGCCCAGTAtgaggaccaggaccagtgGCTGGAGGTGGACGCCCTGCATCTCACCCTGTTCACCGGAGTCATCCTGCAGGGAAGGAACTCCATCTGGAG CTGGGACTGGGTCCACACCTACAAGATACAGCTGAGTAATGACTCGATGTCTTGGGAGACTGTCATGAATGACACAGAGGAGGCG ATATTTCCGGGTAACCAGGACCCTGAGACGCCGGTCCTAGGGCTCCTCCCTGAGCCCACCGCCGCCCGCTTCCTCCGCATCAACCCCCAGACCTGGTACTTCAACGGCACCATCTGCCTCAGGGCCGAGATCCTGGGATGTCCTCTGCCAG ATCCAGACGACATGTATGGAGAGACTCAATCAGGCTCCAAAGACGATCTGGACTTCAAGCACCATAACTACCAGGACATGAGGAGG TTGATGAAGAATGTGAGTGAGGAGTGCCCAGACATCACCCGCATCTACAGCATTGGGAAGAGCTACACAGGACTCAAACTCTACGTCATGGAGATCTCAGACAACCCTGGCAAGCATGAACTAG GAGAGCCAGAGTTCCGCTATGTCGCTGGGATGCACGGCAACGAGGCGCTGGGCCGCGAGCTGGTGCTCAATCTGATGCAGTACATGTGCCGGGAGTACAAGAGAGGCAACGAGCGCGTGGTCCGCCTGGTGAAGGACACACGCATCCACCTGCTGCCCTCCATGAACCCCGACGGCTACGAGGGAGCCTACGAGAAG GGTTCAGAGCTGTCGGGGTGGGCGCTAGGGCGCTACAGCTACGAGGGCATCGACATGAACCACAACTTCCCAGACCTGGACAACATCATGTGGGACGCACAGGAAATGGCAACGGACAAATCTAAAGTCAGCAACCACTACATCCCCATCCCGGAGTACTACACGAAAGAAGACGCCTTC GTGGCCCCAGAGACCCGTGCCGTCATCAGCTGGATGCAGGACGTGCCGTTCGTGCTCGGGGCCAACCTCCATGGGGGCGAGCTGGTGGTGACGTACCCCTTTGACTGCACGCGCGACTGGATCCCCCAGGAGGACACCCCCACGGCCGACGACAGCTTCTTCCGCTGGCTGGCCACCGTGTACGCGTCCACCAACCTGGTGATGGCCAACCCGGAGCGCCGCATGTGTCATTACGAAGACTTTCAGCAgcacaacaacatcatcaacGGGGGGGCCTGGCACACCGTCCCAGgga GCATGAACGACTTCAGCTACCTGCACACCAACTGTTTCGAGGTGACAGTGGAGCTGTCCTGTGACAAGTTCCCCCACGCCAGCGAGCTGCCCACAGAGTGGGAGAACAACAAGGAGTCCCTGCTGGTCTACATGGAGCAG GTCCACAGAGGCATCAAAGGGGTGGTGAGGGACAAATTCACCAAGGCTGGCATAGCCGACGCTGTGGTCAAAGTTCAGGACATGGACCACGACGTACGATCAG CCGCTGGAGGGGACTTCTGGCGTCTGCTAAACCCGGGGGACTACCGGGTGGTGGTGTGGGCGCTGGGCTACCTGCCCGCCGCGCGGCGCTGCCAGGTGGGCACTGAGGCCCGGCCCACCCCCTGCCACTTCCTCCTGACACCCATGCGGAGGCTGAAGCCGGGccggtgggggggcgggggggcccgCCTGGACACACAGCTGCGCCTGCGGGCGCTGAGGCTGAGGAAGCTCCGTGCCACCACCAAGGTCCTGAACCGCCgcagggagcagcagcagcaagttCGCAGGACGCGCTCCGCCAGAATGCCCCGGGGATGA
- the LOC134026383 gene encoding probable carboxypeptidase X1 isoform X2, with the protein MSWETVMNDTEEAIFPGNQDPETPVLGLLPEPTAARFLRINPQTWYFNGTICLRAEILGCPLPDPDDMYGETQSGSKDDLDFKHHNYQDMRRLMKNVSEECPDITRIYSIGKSYTGLKLYVMEISDNPGKHELGEPEFRYVAGMHGNEALGRELVLNLMQYMCREYKRGNERVVRLVKDTRIHLLPSMNPDGYEGAYEKGSELSGWALGRYSYEGIDMNHNFPDLDNIMWDAQEMATDKSKVSNHYIPIPEYYTKEDAFVAPETRAVISWMQDVPFVLGANLHGGELVVTYPFDCTRDWIPQEDTPTADDSFFRWLATVYASTNLVMANPERRMCHYEDFQQHNNIINGGAWHTVPGSMNDFSYLHTNCFEVTVELSCDKFPHASELPTEWENNKESLLVYMEQVHRGIKGVVRDKFTKAGIADAVVKVQDMDHDVRSAAGGDFWRLLNPGDYRVVVWALGYLPAARRCQVGTEARPTPCHFLLTPMRRLKPGRWGGGGARLDTQLRLRALRLRKLRATTKVLNRRREQQQQVRRTRSARMPRG; encoded by the exons ATGTCTTGGGAGACTGTCATGAATGACACAGAGGAGGCG ATATTTCCGGGTAACCAGGACCCTGAGACGCCGGTCCTAGGGCTCCTCCCTGAGCCCACCGCCGCCCGCTTCCTCCGCATCAACCCCCAGACCTGGTACTTCAACGGCACCATCTGCCTCAGGGCCGAGATCCTGGGATGTCCTCTGCCAG ATCCAGACGACATGTATGGAGAGACTCAATCAGGCTCCAAAGACGATCTGGACTTCAAGCACCATAACTACCAGGACATGAGGAGG TTGATGAAGAATGTGAGTGAGGAGTGCCCAGACATCACCCGCATCTACAGCATTGGGAAGAGCTACACAGGACTCAAACTCTACGTCATGGAGATCTCAGACAACCCTGGCAAGCATGAACTAG GAGAGCCAGAGTTCCGCTATGTCGCTGGGATGCACGGCAACGAGGCGCTGGGCCGCGAGCTGGTGCTCAATCTGATGCAGTACATGTGCCGGGAGTACAAGAGAGGCAACGAGCGCGTGGTCCGCCTGGTGAAGGACACACGCATCCACCTGCTGCCCTCCATGAACCCCGACGGCTACGAGGGAGCCTACGAGAAG GGTTCAGAGCTGTCGGGGTGGGCGCTAGGGCGCTACAGCTACGAGGGCATCGACATGAACCACAACTTCCCAGACCTGGACAACATCATGTGGGACGCACAGGAAATGGCAACGGACAAATCTAAAGTCAGCAACCACTACATCCCCATCCCGGAGTACTACACGAAAGAAGACGCCTTC GTGGCCCCAGAGACCCGTGCCGTCATCAGCTGGATGCAGGACGTGCCGTTCGTGCTCGGGGCCAACCTCCATGGGGGCGAGCTGGTGGTGACGTACCCCTTTGACTGCACGCGCGACTGGATCCCCCAGGAGGACACCCCCACGGCCGACGACAGCTTCTTCCGCTGGCTGGCCACCGTGTACGCGTCCACCAACCTGGTGATGGCCAACCCGGAGCGCCGCATGTGTCATTACGAAGACTTTCAGCAgcacaacaacatcatcaacGGGGGGGCCTGGCACACCGTCCCAGgga GCATGAACGACTTCAGCTACCTGCACACCAACTGTTTCGAGGTGACAGTGGAGCTGTCCTGTGACAAGTTCCCCCACGCCAGCGAGCTGCCCACAGAGTGGGAGAACAACAAGGAGTCCCTGCTGGTCTACATGGAGCAG GTCCACAGAGGCATCAAAGGGGTGGTGAGGGACAAATTCACCAAGGCTGGCATAGCCGACGCTGTGGTCAAAGTTCAGGACATGGACCACGACGTACGATCAG CCGCTGGAGGGGACTTCTGGCGTCTGCTAAACCCGGGGGACTACCGGGTGGTGGTGTGGGCGCTGGGCTACCTGCCCGCCGCGCGGCGCTGCCAGGTGGGCACTGAGGCCCGGCCCACCCCCTGCCACTTCCTCCTGACACCCATGCGGAGGCTGAAGCCGGGccggtgggggggcgggggggcccgCCTGGACACACAGCTGCGCCTGCGGGCGCTGAGGCTGAGGAAGCTCCGTGCCACCACCAAGGTCCTGAACCGCCgcagggagcagcagcagcaagttCGCAGGACGCGCTCCGCCAGAATGCCCCGGGGATGA
- the kcnk3b gene encoding potassium channel subfamily K member 3: protein MKKQNARTLALIISILTYLLVGAAVFDTLESKQEKTQKKKIDDRKYELMRKYNLTKEKYDEIEVVVLQLKPHKAGVQWKFAGSFYFAITVITTIGYGHAAPSTDSGKLFCMFYALLGIPLTLVMFQSLGERINTFVRYLLHSVKKCLGLRHTQVSMANMVTIGFFSCVSTLCVGALAFSQYEGWSFFHAFYYCFITLTTIGFGDYVALQKDHALQNNPRYVAFCFVYILTGLTVIGAFLNLVVLRFLTMNAEDERRDAKQRALLSDGRPRRDERLLPASSAPPDGRGAKRGIKDAYTEVMHFQTVCSCLWYTGREDDLSLSEACMEQAGLSPHRLDPGTVGCVCSRHHCSVSSISSGLRFLSPLTAFKRRSSV, encoded by the exons ATGAAAAAACAGAACGCGCGGACCCTGGCGCTCATCATCAGCATTCTAACCTACCTGCTGGTTGGAGCCGCCGTGTTTGATACCCTGGAATCTAAACaggaaaaaacacagaaaaagaaGATAGATGACAGGAAATACGAACTTATGCGCAAATATAATTTGACCAAAGAGAAATATGACGAGATTGAAGTGGTGGTTTTACAGTTAAAGCCACACAAGGCTGGGGTCCAGTGGAAGTTTGCCGGGTCTTTTTACTTCGCCATCACTGTGATAACAACTATAG GGTATGGACACGCTGCCCCCAGTACGGACTCAGGGAAGCTGTTCTGCATGTTCTACGCTCTCCTGGGAATCCCTCTCACGCTGGTCATGTTCCAGAGCCTGGGGGAGCGGATCAATACCTTCGTCAGGTATCTGCTGCACAGCGTCAAGAAGTGCCTGGGACTGCGTCACACCCAGGTGTCCATGGCCAACATGGTGACCATCGGGTTCTTCTCCTGCGTCAGCACCCTGTGCGTCGGGGCTCTCGCCTTCTCCCAGTACGAAGGCTGGAGCTTCTTCCACGCGTTCTACTACTGCTTCATCACACTGACCACCATCGGCTTCGGGGACTACGTGGCGCTGCAGAAGGACCACGCCCTGCAGAACAACCCCAGGTACGTGGCCTTCTGCTTCGTCTACATCCTCACGGGCCTCACGGTGATTGGGGCCTTCCTGAACCTGGTGGTGCTGCGCTTCCTGACCATGAACGCAGAGGACGAGCGGCGGGACGCCAAGCAGAGGGCCCTCCTCTCCGACGGGAGGCCGAGACGGGACGAGCGGCTCCTGCCCGCCTCCTCCGCGCCCCCGGACGGCCGCGGCGCCAAGCGGGGGATAAAGGACGCCTACACGGAGGTGATGCATTTCCAGACTGTGTGCTCCTGCCTGTGGTACACGGGCCGCGAGGACGACCTGTCCCTCTCGGAGGCGTGCATGGAGCAGGCCGGCCTGTCCCCGCACCGCCTGGACCCAGGCACTGTGGGCTGCGTGTGCAGCAGGCACCACTGCAGTGTCAGCTCCATCTCCTCAGGCCTGCGCTTCCTGTCCCCGCTCACAGCCTTCAAGAGACGCAGCTCCGTCTGA
- the hhipl2 gene encoding HHIP-like protein 2 — MTRNRDAPHSSEAGGARIRCGGDVEPGLRRTRFLCPSLLTILTLFLLVLPQQISSHPQCLDFAPPFKPPHHLEFCKEYELFGCCDQETDNTIAERYWDIIDLLDVQGYEKCGDSLKEIMCQECSPYAAHLYDAEDPYTPVRQLPGLCFSYCTEFHRKCHQVVKYLTDSQPLQEASEKDTSQFCSLVGLADQDYCYPSVLRTTSLNNNLGQVSQDPQGCLQLCLSEVANGLRNPVLMLHSNDDTHRMFVAEQVGFVWVYLRDGSRLEQPFLDLSRAVFTTPWLGDERGFLGLAFHPRYRHNRRFFLYYSVLVGSTLERVRISEMRTSVYDMNLADPHSERVIIEIDEPAANHNGGQILFGLDGYLYIFTGDGGKAGDPFGKYGNAQNKSALLGKVLRIDVDGGSPNGGPYKIPPDNPFVGHADARPEVYAYGVRNMWRCSVDRGDPVTRYGRGRIVCGDVGQNRYEEIDIIVRGGNYGWRAKEGFQCYDLKLCQNSSLDDVLPIFAYGHHVGKSVTGGYIYRGCESPNLNGLYVFGDFMSGRIMALEEDKTTGDWKERSVCMGDTKTCSFPGLINHHHKFIISFAEDEAGELYFLATPYPSAMSPYGTVYKFMDPSRRAPPGKCRIKQAPVKVRSNKLPFTPRELTVLDIHEKPTRPPLRKFRFTSKPPATPKTSPLSASLSPRVPTPTPAPEWRANNKNLTTTNTEGKKFKPKQQMENKSLKNQTAEVQTKKKVPYTVLNKQTAQLQLRKKAPLKTLNKQEAIAQAKSETRLKTDQQAVKTKSKRKNPLKYLKQTVKTQPKTKTPLKNRNKQTDKAQTKKTGSLKKAVLLKPLKHELVRNSQKNKIPSKGAKAKGSKPVLDARKTAQNQKTVKSKQVH, encoded by the exons ATGACAAGGAACCGGGATGCTCCACATTCAAGCGAAGCCGGAGGCGCACGGATCCGCTGTGGGGGGGATGTAGAACCGGGACTACGAAGAACGCGCTTTCTGTGCCCTTCACTGCTCACGATACTGACATTATTTCTACTCGTCCTACCTCAACAAATATCGTCTCATCCGCAGTGTCTAGACTTCGCACCCCCGTTTAAACCTCCGCACCACCTCGAGTTCTGCAAGGAGTATGAGTTATTTGGTTGTTGTGATCAGGAGACTGATAACACGATTGCAGAGCGATACTGGGACATCATTGACTTGCTGGATGTCCAAGGATACGAGAAGTGCGGCGACTCTCTTAAAGAAATTATGTGTCAG GAGTGCTCTCCCTACGCCGCACATCTCTATGATGCCGAAGACCCCTACACTCCAGTCAGACAGCTGCCTGGACTGTGCTTCAGCTACTGTACTGAGTTCCATCGCAAATGCCACCAGGTGGTCAAGTACCTGACGGACAGCCAGCCCCTTCAGGAGGCCAGCGAAAAGGACACGTCCCAGTTCTGCAGCTTGGTGGGGCTGGCGGACCAGGACTACTGCTACCCCAGCGTGCTGAGGACCACCAGCCTGAACAACAACCTGGGCCAGGTGTCCCAGGACCCCCAGGGCTGCCTGCAGCTCTGCCTGAGCGAGGTGGCCAACGGCCTCCGCAACCCTGTGCTCATGCTCCACAGCAATGACGACACCCACCGGATGTTCGTGGCCGAGCAGGTGGGCTTCGTGTGGGTGTACTTGCGGGACGGCAGCCGGCTGGAGCAGCCCTTCCTGGACCTGAGCAGGGCCGTGTTCACCACGCCCTGGCTGGGTGATGAGAGGGGCTTCCTGGGGCTGGCCTTCCACCCGCGCTACCGCCACAACCGCCGCTTCTTCCTCTACTACTCTGTCCTGGTGGGCAGCACGCTGGAGAGGGTGCGCATCAGCGAGATGAGGACCTCGGTCTACGACATGAACCTGGCTGACCCTCActctgagag GGTCATTATAGAGATAGATGAACCGGCAGCCAACCACAACGGAGGGCAGATCCTGTTTGGGCTGGATGGATACCTGTATATCTTCACTGGTGACGGAGGCAAGGCTGGTGACCCCTTTGGGAAGTATGGAAACGCCCAAAACAA GAGTGCCCTGTTGGGTAAAGTCCTGCGTATAGATGTGGACGGAGGAAGCCCCAATGGCGGTCCATACAAGATTCCCCCAGACAACCCCTTTGTAGGGCATGCGGACGCGCGTCCGGAGGTGTACGCCTACGGGGTGAGGAACATGTGGCGTTGCAGCGTGGACCGCGGCGATCCTGTCACCCGCTACGGACGTGGGCGCATCGTCTGCGGCGACGTGGGGCAGAACCGCTACGAGGAGATCGACATCATCGTGCGCGGCGGCAACTATGGCTGGAGGGCCAAGGAAGGATTCCAGTGTTACGATCTGAAACTGTGCCAGAACTCCTCGCTGG ATGACGTTCTGCCGATATTTGCGTACGGGCACCATGTTGGAAAGTCCGTGACAGGAGGGTACATCTACAGAGGATGCGAATCACCAAACCTCAACGGCCTCTACGTGTTTGGAGACTTCATGAGTGG AAGGATCATGGCCCTGGAAGAAGACAAGACAACTGGGGactggaaggagaggagtgtgtgcatGGGAGACACAAAGACATGCTCTTTTCCAGGACTCATAAATCACCATCACAAGTTCATCATCTCCTTCGCTGAAGATGAAGCAG GCGAACTGTACTTCCTAGCTACCCCATACCCCAGCGCCATGTCTCCATATGGAACGGTTTACAAGTTCATGGATCCTTCAAG GAGAGCCCCTCCAGGGAAGTGCAGAATCAAACAAGCTCCTGTGAAGGTCAGGAGCAACAAGCTGCCTTTCACACCAAGAGAAT TAACAGTGCTGGACATACATGAAAAACCCACCAGACCGCCACTTCGGAAATTCAGATTTACTAGCAAGCCTCCTGCCACCCCCAagaccagccctctctctgccagtcTTAGCCCCAGggtccccacccccacaccggCACCTGAATGGAGAGCAAACAATAAGAATTTGACCACGACAAACACCGAAGGTAAGAAATTCAAACCCAAACAACAGATGGAGAATAAATCTCTCAAAAATCAGACAGCAGAAGTACAAACCAAAAAGAAGGTGCCTTACACTGTCCTCAACAAGCAAACAGCCCAACTACAGTTGAGGAAAAAGGCTCCATTAAAAACCCTGAACAAGCAGGAAGCCATAGCACAGGCAAAGAGTGAGACCCGTCTGAAAACGGACCAACAGGCTGTCAAAACTAAATCAAAGAGGAAGAACCCACTGAAATATCTCAAGCAGACAGTCAAAACGCAACCAAAGACTAAGACCCCTCTGAAAAATCGAAACAAGCAGACTGACAAAGCACAGACAAAGAAGACAGGATCTCTTAAGAAGGCAGTGCTGCTGAAGCCACTTAAACATGAACTAGTCAGGAACAGCCAGAAGAACAAAATACCTTCCAAAGGAGCCAAGGCTAAGGGAAGCAAACCAGTGTTGGACGCAAGGAAAACGGCGCAAAATCAAAAAACTGTCAAAAGCAAACAAGTCCATTGA
- the marc1 gene encoding mitochondrial amidoxime-reducing component 1: MDFRELKNLLTDRKILMLAGAASLTAVGLGLGYKYLLKPEKVTRVGIVSQLLIHPLKSGKAVSVALAECQEIGLKYGALKDRHWLVVTEDGQMVTGRQQPRLVLVALTVEGEHVCLNAPDMEPLTFPVTQPDNAIKDCRVFSVDIQGRDCGEEVSSWLTRYLAAEKAVRMVHFEPQMKPRKPGEKEPLFPQQTKVAYPDLGPIMLLSESSVNDLSSRLDSKVTVGRFRPSVVISGCEAFDEDSWDDIQIGKVRLHRVMACGRCIFTTVDPETGVISRKEPLDTLKSYRQCKPDERSIYKTSPLFGQMYTVRKTGIMQVGDAVYKISR, encoded by the exons ATGGACTTCAGGGAACTTAAGAATCTCCTTACAGATAGAAAAATACTTATGCTGGCTGGAGCAGCAAGTTTAACTGCAGTTGGTTTGGGACTTGGGTATAAATACTTACTAAAGCCAGAGAAAGTTACCCGTGTCGGAATTGTGTCACAGCTTCTCATTCACCCACTTAAATCGGGAAAAGCTGTATCCGTGGCCTTAGCAGAATGTCAAGAGATAGGCCTGAAGTATGGAGCTCTTAAAGATCG GCACTGGCTGGTGGTGACGGAGGATGGTCAGATGGTGACGGGCAGACAGCAGCCGCGCTTGGTCCTGGTGGCTTTGACTGTGGAAGGAGAACATGTGTGTCTGAACGCCCCGGACATGGAGCCGCTGACGTTCCCTGTCACACAGCCAGACAACGCCATCAAGGACTGCag agtgTTCAGTGTGGACATTCAAGGCAGAGACTGTGGTGAGGAGGTCTCCAGCTGGCTCACTCGGTACCTGGCTGCAGAGAAGGCTGTTCGAATGGTGCACTTTGAACCCCAAATGAAGCCCAGGAAACCAGGAGAGAAAGAGCCTCTCTTCCCTCAACAAACAAAG GTTGCGTACCCCGACCTGGGGCCGATCATGCTGTTGTCTGAGTCGTCAGTGAACGACCTCAGCAGCAGACTGGACAGCAAAGTAACGGTGGGCAGGTTCCGACCCAGTGTAGTCATCAGCGGATGTGAAGCATTCGATGAG GATTCCTGGGATGACATCCAGATTGGCAAAGTCCGACTGCATCGTGTAATGGCCTGTGGAAG GTGCATTTTCACTACTGTGGACCCAGAGACCGGAGTGATAAGCAGGAAGGAACCACTGGACACTCTTAAAAG CTACCGCCAGTGCAAGCCGGATGAGAGAAGCATTTACAAAACGTCTCCCCTCTTTGGACAGATGTACACGGTCAGGAAGACTGGCATCATGCAAGTGGGAGATGCTGTGTATAAGATCAGTCGCTGA
- the wdr32 gene encoding DDB1- and CUL4-associated factor 10, with translation MSSDHQSDGDDADDSQDRPGRAVSDKEDPDIEDSDDEEKSPTTCPRPPRERNARPVTTDTNPQCQAPSQPGKGGNTSTATDVSYSSLFSWIQSRTIRRGLFVDPSRDNFRTMTNLYRSMNPATDSVNLSTQTHGAVFNLEYSPDGSVLTVACEQTEVLLFDPISSKHIKTLVEAHEDCVNNIRFLDNRLFATCSDDTTIALWDLRKLSSKVCTLHGHASWVKNIEYDTNTRLLVTSGFDGNVITWDTNRFTEDGCPHKKFFHTRYLMRMRLTPDCSKMLISTSSGYLLILHDLDLTQSLEVGSYRMLRARRTPLSSDGATSASRLAPGAPRHGNDSSKIHPHREGLSPRNSLEVLTPEVPGERDRGNCITSLQLHPKGWATLIRCSSNMDDQEWTCVYEFQEGAPARPPASPRCSLRLTHYIEEANVGRGYIKELCFSPDGRLICSPYGYGVRLLAFDQHCGELTDCIPVQTSCLREVRSIYSHSDVVLTTKFSPTHCQLASGCLSGRVALYQPKF, from the exons ATGAGCTCGGACCACCAAAGTGATGGCGACGACGCTGACGATTCTCAAGACAGGCCAGGAAGGGCAGTGTCTGACAAGGAAGACCCCGACATTGAAGACTCGGATGATGAAGAGAAATCCCCGACCACCTGTCCTCGTCCACCGAGGGAAAGGAACGCCAGACCGGTGACGACGGATACCAATCCCCAGTGTCAGGCACCATCTCAGCCGGGGAAGGGTGGCAATACTAGCACTGCCACGGATGTCAGTTACTCCAGCTTATTTTCATGGATACAAAGCAGGACTATTAGAAGAGGTCTTTTCGTTGATCCGTCAAGGGATAACTTTAGGACAATGACAAACTTGTATCGCTCAATGAATCCTGCCACAGACTCCGTCAACTTGAGCACTCAAACGCACGGAGCCGTGTTCAATTTGGAATACTCGCCGGACGG GTCCGTTCTGACGGTTGCCTGTGAGCAGACGGAGGTCCTGCTGTTTGATCCCATCTCCTCCAAGCACATCAAGACTCTGGTGGAGGCACATGAAGACTGCGTCAACAACATCAG GTTTCTAGACAACCGTCTGTTCGCCACCTGCTCAGACGACACCACTATTGCTTTGTGGGACCTGCGTAAGCTGAGCTCCAAGGTGTGCACGCTGCACGGCCACGCCAGCTGGGTGAAGAACATCGAGTACGACACCAACACCCGCCTCCTCGTCACCTCCGGGTTTGATGGCAATGTCATTACCTGGGACACCAAcag GTTCACGGAAGACGGCTGCCCCCACAAGAAGTTCTTCCACACGCGCTACCTAATGCGGATGCGTCTGACGCCCGACTGCTCCAAGATGCTGATCTCCACGTCCTCCGGCTACCTGCTGATCCTCCACGACCTGGACCTCACCCAGTCCCTGGAGGTGGGCAGCTACCGCATGCTGCGCGCCCGCCGCACGCCCCTCAGCTCAG ACGGTGCTACTTCAGCCTCCAGGTTGGCACCAGGCGCTCCTCGCCACGGCAACGACTCAAGCAAGATCCACCCTCACAGAGAAG GCCTGTCCCCCAGGAACAGCCTGGAGGTGCTGACCCCTGAggttcctggagagagagaccgcgGGAACTGCATCACCTCCCTGCAGCTGCACCCTAAAGGCTGGGCCACGCTCATCCGCTGCTCCAGCAACATGGACGACCAGGAG TGGACGTGTGTGTACGAGTTCCAGGAGGGGGCCCCCGCgcgcccccccgcctccccccgctGCTCTCTCCGGCTCACCCACTACATCGAGGAGGCCAACGTGGGCCGGGGCTACATCAAGGAGCTGTGCTTCAGCCCCGACGGCCGGCTCATCTGCTCGCCGTACGGCTACGGCGTCCGCCTCCTGGCCTTCGACCAGCACTGCGGCGAGCTGACGGACTGCATCCCCGTCCAGACCAGCTGCCTGCGGGAGGTGCGCTCCATCTACTCCCACAGCGACGTGGTGCTCACCACCAAGTTCTCCCCGACACACTGCCAGCTGGCCTCGGGCTGTCTCAGCGGGCGCGTGGCCCTCTATCAGCCCAAGTTCTag